A window of Sutcliffiella cohnii contains these coding sequences:
- a CDS encoding spore germination protein — translation MRFLKIESIRQKIKQNTKGIQKNRSNHSHPFSSDIHKNEERLKQQLNSSEDIIFHDFIIPLHDGHSLKALLVLVDGLINEDAIRNNVLEQLTEESLESPQGEELKKVKERIAIFNIKNEDNLEKAVFQLLKGNTLLLLDGYSEGLVLNAPGYEVRAIAEPQSDRAVRGAHEGFIELSPTNIALLRRRIPHPSLQFETIKIGEFSQTDITLGYIKGIVDPKLIERLKQRLDQIKVDEINNSGEIEQFIEDHPFSIFPTIGNTERPDVASALLMEGRIMIIVNGDPVSLYIPSLFLENMKSIEDYSSRPYYSSFIRLMRFFSFIISISLPALYIAAINFHKVMIPSEMIVPIIQARETVPFPLTMEVFMMILMFEVVREAGVRLPQQIGIALSIVGALILGQVSVSAGLVGAPTIVVVSISYIAAFVITPIADVTALLRIGLFIASSLFGGYGLIVAVLGLLTHMISLTSLGVPYMAPFAPFYFQDWKDSLIRLPLRWKKHRPKSIPNQRATRIKSLPKTGDK, via the coding sequence ATGCGCTTTTTAAAAATCGAATCCATTCGGCAAAAAATAAAGCAAAACACAAAAGGAATACAAAAAAATCGATCAAATCATTCACATCCGTTCTCATCGGATATTCATAAAAATGAGGAAAGACTAAAGCAACAGTTAAACTCAAGTGAGGATATCATTTTTCATGATTTCATCATTCCGTTACATGACGGCCACTCATTGAAAGCACTGTTAGTTTTAGTTGATGGGTTAATTAATGAAGATGCCATTCGCAATAATGTATTAGAGCAACTGACCGAGGAATCACTCGAAAGTCCTCAGGGAGAAGAATTAAAAAAAGTAAAAGAGAGGATTGCTATTTTTAATATAAAAAATGAAGATAATCTAGAAAAAGCTGTATTCCAACTACTGAAGGGCAATACGTTACTATTGCTGGATGGATATAGTGAAGGATTGGTGCTAAACGCACCAGGGTACGAGGTTCGTGCAATCGCCGAACCCCAATCAGATCGGGCTGTGAGAGGGGCACATGAGGGATTTATTGAATTATCACCTACAAATATTGCATTATTACGGCGAAGAATTCCACATCCTTCTTTACAGTTTGAAACCATAAAAATTGGTGAATTTAGTCAAACAGATATAACGCTGGGATATATAAAGGGCATTGTGGATCCTAAATTGATCGAACGGCTCAAACAAAGATTAGATCAAATTAAAGTGGATGAAATCAATAATTCAGGGGAAATTGAACAATTCATTGAAGACCATCCCTTTTCAATCTTTCCTACTATTGGAAATACAGAGCGTCCTGATGTAGCCTCAGCCTTATTAATGGAAGGAAGAATTATGATCATAGTTAACGGAGATCCGGTAAGTTTGTATATTCCATCTCTATTTCTTGAAAATATGAAAAGCATAGAAGATTACAGTTCTCGTCCTTATTATAGTTCCTTCATTCGCCTGATGCGCTTTTTTTCATTTATAATCAGTATTTCTTTACCAGCCCTTTATATTGCAGCCATTAATTTTCACAAGGTAATGATTCCATCTGAAATGATTGTTCCGATCATCCAAGCAAGAGAGACAGTTCCATTTCCTCTTACAATGGAAGTTTTCATGATGATTTTAATGTTTGAAGTTGTCCGTGAGGCTGGTGTTAGACTTCCTCAACAAATTGGCATTGCTTTAAGTATTGTGGGTGCTTTAATTCTTGGACAAGTCTCTGTCTCAGCCGGACTGGTTGGTGCACCGACCATTGTTGTTGTATCTATATCGTACATTGCCGCCTTCGTCATTACTCCAATCGCAGATGTTACTGCGTTACTCAGGATAGGGTTATTTATTGCTAGCAGCTTATTTGGGGGATATGGACTAATTGTCGCCGTGCTTGGTTTATTAACACATATGATCTCTTTAACATCACTTGGGGTTCCTTATATGGCGCCATTTGCGCCTTTTTATTTTCAGGATTGGAAAGATTCACTAATTCGGTTGCCGTTAAGGTGGAAAAAACATCGACCAAAAAGCATACCGAATCAGCGTGCGACTAGAATTAAATCATTACCTAAGACAGGTGATAAATGA
- a CDS encoding Ger(x)C family spore germination protein, with protein sequence MMGRILFIIPFLFLLMGCWSSQELDNSALVHGIGLDKSDGKLRISVEIIKPTGSSEQGGGEGGGGNGQHILLDRDADSIIHGARGLIKDAKRRLYFDHARLWVIGEELAKEDFIGYLDESRRDQMFRLNSYLFITEGNPIDILSTSTLYEDLSSAEIVSALEQTQYIAEYTSVKLYEFYKLIEGPIPNAYLPIIQTKKEKDKTITSLDGTAVIRNDKMVGKLNTHETVGLNVLLNKAKSGGETVSLNEKEKVSVEIKKSETKIKPTLVGNQLKAHLNIEIEGTLADNTTKSNINEQWISKVEKEVSNLAEKYVRLTLDKLQKELKTDISGIGLETYRKYPKQWQNIQSEWNEIFSNADIIIDVHTNITHQGLINKSINRHHKKPYNNPYKLRN encoded by the coding sequence ATGATGGGAAGGATTCTATTTATCATCCCTTTTTTATTTTTATTAATGGGCTGTTGGAGTAGCCAAGAACTTGATAATTCCGCACTTGTACATGGAATAGGGTTGGACAAATCTGACGGTAAATTACGAATCAGCGTCGAAATCATAAAACCAACTGGATCAAGTGAACAAGGTGGTGGCGAAGGGGGTGGAGGAAATGGCCAACATATTCTATTAGATAGAGACGCGGACTCAATAATACACGGTGCACGTGGACTCATAAAAGATGCGAAGCGCCGGCTTTATTTTGATCATGCTCGTTTATGGGTGATTGGTGAGGAATTAGCAAAAGAAGATTTTATTGGCTACCTTGATGAAAGCCGGCGAGATCAAATGTTTCGTTTAAATAGTTATCTTTTCATTACAGAAGGTAATCCAATAGATATTTTGAGTACTTCTACACTTTATGAAGATCTTTCGTCAGCTGAAATCGTCTCTGCTTTAGAACAAACACAATATATTGCAGAATATACATCCGTAAAATTATATGAATTTTATAAGTTAATTGAGGGACCTATTCCTAATGCCTATCTGCCGATCATTCAAACAAAAAAAGAAAAGGATAAAACTATTACTTCATTAGACGGTACGGCCGTCATTAGAAATGATAAAATGGTCGGTAAACTAAATACACATGAAACGGTTGGGCTAAATGTCCTTTTGAACAAGGCTAAAAGTGGAGGTGAAACTGTATCTCTGAATGAGAAGGAGAAGGTCTCTGTAGAGATAAAGAAATCAGAGACAAAAATAAAGCCGACACTAGTTGGAAATCAGCTTAAAGCACATCTTAATATCGAGATAGAGGGAACGTTAGCTGATAATACGACGAAAAGCAATATAAATGAACAATGGATAAGTAAGGTTGAAAAGGAAGTATCAAACCTAGCTGAAAAATACGTACGTTTAACTTTGGATAAACTTCAAAAGGAATTAAAGACAGATATTTCAGGAATTGGGCTAGAAACCTATCGGAAATATCCAAAACAATGGCAAAATATCCAATCTGAATGGAATGAGATTTTTTCTAACGCAGATATAATAATTGATGTTCATACGAACATTACTCATCAAGGCCTTATAAATAAGAGTATAAATAGACATCACAAAAAGCCTTATAACAACCCTTATAAACTAAGGAATTAA
- a CDS encoding GerAB/ArcD/ProY family transporter: MLTKWETLFLLVMTLPIMGHVVILPLMLDVAGRDAWISIFLSLPVAFIFAISIYRLRLKYPKENISDMLHNLLGKFFGTMLTVVFIIYFLFLTIFSFALLVDFVYIAFLPETPLLAILVWFLIFFVYVAIKGMKRIALTAGVLSIIAMVSGHTVTLLDTRMKDWSELQPMFEFGWSPILWGSLLLTSIWIELLLLLCVPIQNIREKRMFLLWSIGILLNALMMFSTTTGSITIFGLGQADNFVYPALEPVRIISLGFIDRFDIYGLLLMAVGTYIRCSLYLRIAYDIVESKVSSKWIKRGWFLGLVLLVFLGTYYLG, translated from the coding sequence ATGTTAACAAAATGGGAGACACTTTTTTTATTAGTAATGACACTTCCAATCATGGGACATGTCGTGATTCTCCCGTTAATGCTCGATGTTGCCGGAAGAGATGCTTGGATTTCCATATTTCTATCACTCCCGGTAGCATTTATATTTGCAATCTCCATTTATCGCTTGAGGCTTAAATACCCAAAAGAAAATATCTCTGATATGCTTCACAATTTATTGGGGAAATTTTTTGGAACAATGCTTACGGTGGTTTTCATTATCTACTTTTTATTTTTAACCATTTTCTCTTTTGCTCTGTTAGTTGATTTCGTCTATATTGCTTTTTTGCCTGAGACCCCTCTGTTGGCTATACTCGTTTGGTTTTTGATCTTTTTTGTCTATGTAGCTATAAAAGGTATGAAAAGAATCGCCTTAACGGCTGGTGTATTATCCATAATTGCTATGGTGTCAGGGCATACAGTCACTCTATTGGACACGAGGATGAAAGATTGGAGTGAGCTTCAACCCATGTTTGAGTTTGGTTGGAGTCCCATATTATGGGGATCTTTGCTTCTCACTAGTATATGGATTGAATTGTTGCTACTTTTATGTGTGCCCATTCAAAACATTCGTGAAAAACGAATGTTTTTACTATGGAGTATTGGAATCTTGTTGAATGCACTAATGATGTTTTCAACAACTACCGGCAGTATAACAATTTTCGGATTAGGGCAGGCTGACAATTTCGTATATCCGGCATTAGAGCCGGTACGAATTATTAGTTTGGGATTTATTGATCGTTTTGATATTTATGGTTTACTATTAATGGCAGTAGGAACATATATACGTTGCAGCCTATACCTTCGAATCGCTTACGACATAGTTGAATCAAAGGTTTCTTCAAAGTGGATAAAGCGAGGTTGGTTTTTGGGGCTTGTTTTACTCGTATTTCTAGGTACTTACTATTTGGGGTAG
- a CDS encoding Tn3 family transposase → MKIARGRELLTPEQRQAFMQIPEDEWILGTYFTFSKRDLEIINKRRREENRLGFSVQLAILRYPGWPYTHIKSIPDSVIQYISKQISASPSSLSYYPQRENTLWDHLKEIRSEYDFVTFTLSEYRMTFKHLHQLALENGDAIHLLHECIDFLRKNKIILPAITTLERIVWEAREMAEKKLFNTVSQSLTSEQKEKLEEIITSQHSSDSNKTILGWLKEPPGHPSSETFLKVIERLEYIRGMELETVQINHLHRNRLLQLSRLGSRYEPYAFRDFQENKRYSILTVYLLHLTQDLTDKAFEIHDRQILSLLSKGRKAQEEIQKQNGKKLNEKVIHYTNIGQALIKAKREKLDVFEVLESVIEWNSFVSSVEEAQELARPADYDYLDLLQKRFYSLRKYTPTLLRVLEFHSTKANEPLLQAVEIIRGMNESGKRKVPDNSPLDFISKRWKKHLYEDDGTTINRHYYEMAVLTELREHIRAGDVSIVGSRQYRDFEEYLFSEDTWNQTKENTRLSVSLSFKDYITERTSSLNGRLQWLAANSNKLDGVSLEKGKLSLARLEKDVPEEAKKFSASLYQMLPRIKLTDLLMDVAHITGFHEQFTHASNKRKPDKEETIIIMAALLGMGMNIGLSKMAEATPGLTYKQLANVSQWRMYEDAMNKAQVVLVNFHHKLQLSSYWGDGTTSSSDGMRMQLGVSSLHADANPHYGTGKGATIYRFTSDQFSSYYTKIIHTNSRDAIHVLDGLLHHETDLNIEEHYTDTAGYTDQIFGLTHLLGFKFAPRIRDLSDSKLFTIDKASESPKLEAILRGQINTKVIKENYEDVLRLAHSIREGTVSASLIMGKLGSYSRQNSLATALREMGRIEKTIFILNYISDESLRRKIQKGLNKGEAMNGLARAIFFGKQGELRERTIQHQLQRASALNIIINAISIWNTLHLTKAVEYQKRSGSFNEELLHHMSPLGWEHINLLGEYHFNSEKMVSLDSLRPLKLS, encoded by the coding sequence ATGAAAATTGCTAGAGGTAGAGAATTGCTTACACCGGAACAGAGACAGGCTTTTATGCAAATTCCTGAAGATGAATGGATATTGGGGACCTACTTCACCTTTTCCAAACGTGATTTAGAAATCATTAATAAGAGAAGGAGGGAAGAAAACCGTTTAGGGTTTTCCGTTCAATTAGCTATTCTTCGGTATCCCGGTTGGCCATACACTCATATTAAAAGCATCCCAGATTCGGTTATACAATATATATCGAAACAAATCAGTGCTAGTCCATCCTCGCTTAGCTATTATCCTCAAAGGGAAAATACACTTTGGGATCATTTGAAAGAAATTCGAAGTGAATACGACTTTGTAACTTTTACCTTGAGTGAATATCGAATGACATTTAAGCACCTTCATCAATTAGCTTTGGAAAATGGTGATGCCATTCATCTACTGCATGAATGCATAGATTTTCTAAGAAAAAACAAAATCATACTGCCTGCTATCACTACACTTGAAAGAATAGTGTGGGAGGCGAGAGAAATGGCTGAAAAGAAGCTGTTTAATACAGTTAGTCAATCTCTAACAAGTGAGCAAAAAGAAAAGCTTGAAGAAATCATTACTTCGCAACATTCATCCGATTCCAATAAAACGATATTGGGTTGGTTAAAGGAACCACCGGGTCATCCTTCATCCGAAACATTTCTAAAAGTAATAGAACGACTCGAATACATACGAGGTATGGAATTAGAAACGGTACAAATTAATCATTTGCATCGCAATCGCTTGTTACAGCTATCTCGCTTAGGTTCAAGATATGAGCCTTATGCGTTCCGTGACTTTCAAGAAAATAAACGATACTCGATTTTAACCGTCTATTTATTACACCTTACTCAGGATTTAACGGATAAAGCCTTTGAAATTCATGACAGACAAATACTCAGTCTGTTATCAAAAGGCCGTAAGGCTCAAGAAGAAATTCAGAAACAAAACGGGAAAAAGCTGAATGAGAAGGTTATACACTATACGAACATCGGACAAGCTTTAATCAAAGCAAAACGGGAAAAACTAGACGTTTTTGAGGTTTTAGAATCGGTTATTGAATGGAATTCTTTTGTTTCTTCAGTGGAAGAAGCTCAAGAGCTTGCACGTCCTGCCGACTATGACTATTTAGACTTACTGCAAAAACGATTTTATTCTCTTAGAAAATATACGCCAACCCTATTAAGGGTATTGGAATTTCATTCCACAAAGGCGAATGAGCCACTTTTACAAGCTGTAGAGATTATACGAGGAATGAACGAATCTGGGAAGCGAAAAGTACCTGATAACTCACCTTTGGATTTTATTTCAAAACGGTGGAAAAAGCATTTATACGAGGATGATGGTACAACAATCAATCGGCATTACTATGAAATGGCTGTTTTAACAGAACTTCGGGAGCATATTCGGGCTGGTGATGTTTCTATTGTGGGCAGTAGACAATATAGAGATTTTGAGGAATATTTGTTTTCCGAAGATACATGGAATCAAACGAAGGAGAATACAAGATTATCGGTTAGTTTATCATTCAAGGATTATATTACAGAGAGAACTAGCAGCCTTAATGGGAGGTTACAGTGGTTAGCTGCTAATTCCAACAAGTTAGATGGAGTTTCTCTTGAAAAAGGAAAGCTGTCACTTGCACGATTAGAAAAAGATGTTCCAGAAGAAGCAAAGAAATTTAGTGCAAGCCTGTATCAGATGCTACCAAGAATAAAATTAACCGATTTACTGATGGATGTTGCCCATATAACAGGATTTCATGAGCAATTTACACATGCTTCTAACAAACGAAAACCAGATAAAGAAGAAACAATCATTATTATGGCTGCTCTTTTAGGAATGGGAATGAATATTGGCTTGAGCAAAATGGCTGAAGCAACACCCGGGCTTACATATAAGCAACTAGCCAATGTGTCTCAATGGCGCATGTATGAAGACGCAATGAATAAAGCCCAAGTTGTATTAGTAAATTTTCATCACAAGCTACAATTGTCTTCTTATTGGGGAGACGGTACAACATCCTCGTCAGACGGTATGAGAATGCAGCTAGGTGTTTCATCACTACATGCAGATGCAAATCCACATTATGGAACCGGAAAAGGAGCCACCATCTACCGTTTTACTAGTGATCAATTCTCTTCTTACTACACAAAGATTATTCATACTAATTCAAGGGATGCGATTCATGTTTTGGATGGTTTGTTGCACCATGAGACGGATCTAAACATAGAAGAGCATTATACAGACACAGCTGGTTACACAGACCAAATATTCGGATTGACTCATTTATTAGGATTTAAATTTGCTCCAAGAATAAGGGATTTATCAGACTCGAAATTATTTACAATAGATAAAGCAAGTGAATCTCCAAAATTAGAAGCCATTTTACGTGGACAAATAAATACAAAGGTCATTAAAGAGAATTATGAGGATGTTTTGCGATTAGCTCATTCTATAAGGGAAGGAACAGTTTCAGCATCCCTTATTATGGGGAAATTAGGTTCTTATTCAAGACAAAACAGCTTGGCTACAGCCTTACGTGAGATGGGCCGAATAGAAAAAACGATCTTTATTTTGAATTATATTTCGGATGAATCATTAAGAAGAAAAATACAAAAAGGATTGAATAAAGGAGAAGCCATGAATGGACTGGCAAGAGCTATTTTCTTCGGAAAACAAGGCGAGCTTAGGGAACGAACCATACAGCATCAATTGCAAAGGGCCAGTGCCTTAAACATAATTATCAATGCCATCAGTATCTGGAATACTTTACATCTAACAAAGGCAGTTGAATATCAAAAACGGTCAGGTAGTTTTAATGAAGAATTATTGCACCATATGTCACCTCTAGGTTGGGAACATATTAATTTACTTGGAGAATACCATTTTAATTCGGAGAAAATGGTCTCGTTAGATTCTTTAAGACCATTGAAACTTTCTTAA
- a CDS encoding recombinase family protein produces MQKIGYVRVSSTSQNPSRQFRQLNEIGMDIIYEEKTSGATKDREQLQKMLEDLQEGDIIYVTDLTRITRSTQDLFELIDLIRNKKASLKSLKDTWLDLSEDNPYSQFLITVMAGVNQLERDLIRMRQREGIELAKKEGKFKGRLKKYHKNHAGMNYAVKLYKEGNMTVNQICEITNVSRASLYRKLSEGKK; encoded by the coding sequence TTGCAGAAAATCGGTTATGTACGCGTCAGTTCGACTAGCCAAAATCCTTCAAGACAATTTCGGCAATTGAACGAAATTGGAATGGATATTATTTATGAAGAAAAAACTTCAGGAGCCACAAAAGATCGTGAACAACTTCAAAAAATGTTAGAGGATTTACAGGAAGGTGACATTATTTATGTTACAGATTTAACTCGGATCACTCGAAGTACGCAAGATTTATTTGAATTGATTGATTTAATACGAAATAAAAAGGCAAGCTTAAAATCACTTAAGGATACATGGCTAGATTTATCAGAAGATAATCCATATAGCCAATTCTTAATTACGGTAATGGCTGGTGTTAACCAATTAGAGAGAGACCTTATTCGTATGCGTCAGCGTGAAGGAATTGAGCTCGCAAAGAAAGAAGGGAAGTTTAAAGGACGGTTAAAGAAATATCATAAAAATCACGCAGGAATGAATTATGCAGTAAAGCTATATAAAGAAGGAAATATGACTGTAAATCAAATTTGTGAAATTACAAATGTATCTAGAGCTTCTTTATATAGAAAGCTATCGGAAGGAAAAAAATAA
- a CDS encoding GerAB/ArcD/ProY family transporter translates to MPKITPIQSYMIIMLSVGLMNHVIIGPLLLGASKRDAWLVVLLVFVASPVWIGCLNYIIQNMNNQHIKKWLDQHFGKFLSAILVIIYSLLLWLMGFISLKDTLTWTIASYLPQTPILVLAGTTLVACFFAAFQGLRTIAIVSGILLPFVVILGHLVAIANFQFKDYTLLFPLLENGTAPLWKGVPYVAGGLLELSFLMLLIQHKLTKKPGFKSLMLMCFILTGITLGPLMGSIAIFGPDEAANQRYPAYAQWRIVRLGEYVEHVDFFSIYQWLSGTFIRVSLSIYLLGELWNLQKRRWLPVLFGALAMLVAILLPMSDMAFLDLLGRFYFPSFCIFTVGTLILYVGRMIISRIRQKE, encoded by the coding sequence TTGCCTAAGATTACTCCTATTCAGTCATACATGATTATTATGCTTTCGGTTGGATTAATGAACCACGTTATTATTGGCCCGTTACTGCTAGGAGCATCAAAGCGAGATGCCTGGCTCGTAGTGCTTCTTGTTTTTGTCGCTTCACCTGTTTGGATTGGTTGCTTGAACTACATCATTCAAAACATGAACAATCAACACATTAAAAAGTGGCTAGATCAGCACTTTGGAAAGTTTTTATCTGCAATCTTAGTAATTATTTATAGTTTGTTATTATGGCTCATGGGCTTTATTTCCTTAAAAGATACTCTAACATGGACAATCGCATCTTACTTGCCGCAAACACCGATACTAGTTCTTGCGGGAACCACACTTGTTGCATGCTTCTTTGCTGCTTTTCAAGGACTCCGTACAATTGCAATTGTGAGCGGAATATTGTTGCCATTTGTTGTTATTCTAGGTCATCTTGTGGCGATTGCCAATTTTCAGTTTAAAGATTATACCCTGCTTTTTCCTTTGTTAGAAAACGGGACAGCTCCATTATGGAAAGGTGTTCCTTACGTTGCCGGGGGATTGCTGGAGTTGTCTTTCTTGATGTTGCTGATTCAGCACAAATTAACAAAAAAACCAGGATTTAAAAGCTTGATGTTGATGTGCTTCATCCTTACAGGAATTACGTTAGGACCATTGATGGGATCGATTGCGATATTTGGCCCTGATGAAGCGGCTAACCAAAGATACCCCGCTTACGCTCAATGGAGAATCGTTAGACTGGGAGAATATGTGGAGCATGTCGATTTTTTTTCGATTTATCAGTGGCTATCCGGTACATTCATTCGTGTGTCCCTTTCTATCTATCTCTTGGGAGAATTGTGGAATTTACAAAAACGCAGATGGTTACCTGTGTTATTTGGCGCATTGGCCATGCTTGTTGCCATTTTGCTGCCGATGAGCGACATGGCTTTTCTAGACTTGTTAGGAAGGTTTTATTTTCCTTCATTTTGTATCTTTACAGTAGGGACCTTGATCCTGTATGTTGGTCGAATGATCATCTCAAGAATTCGCCAAAAGGAGTGA
- a CDS encoding spore germination protein produces MNKLFRRMKRLFGNQGAESKRPSPNTEATVLQPLNEQSLIQHFKMCQDVKQHVYKLNPDDEQSRILLLYCEGLSDNKTFIHETVLPHLTRFYENNGFHHQEEIVESSQLQLEFVTLEEWEQTAETDIFEGKLLLFIPTLRSLFSLDISKKPARNPEESSIEVSVRGPKDGFVEELGVNVALIRKRIKSTSMVYETKKVGVRTKTTVAILYMRDIVDPKIVQDVKNKLDDLHIDGAFSATQLEELMEPTKALFPLMGYTGRPDFTVNCMLNGRVALIVDGTPAALIAPANLFLLVKAPEDIHFTVLSATFGQTLRLLGLSVSLLLPAFFVAILSYHQDQLPYYLLATLGINRLGIPFDVAVEMFIALIFLEILREAGIRLPSAVGSTVTVVGGLILGDAAIRAGFLSPGIVVIGAITQIFGSTLSSLSLAGTISILRFFLFILSAMLGIYGFFLGIFIVLSHLASLRSCGLPYLAPISPPFKDLANALFRLPWPWRNTRPDMLKTRDSTRQGDKQK; encoded by the coding sequence ATGAATAAACTATTCCGACGAATGAAAAGATTATTTGGAAATCAGGGGGCAGAAAGCAAGAGGCCATCGCCTAATACAGAGGCAACCGTCTTGCAACCACTTAATGAACAATCACTCATCCAACACTTTAAAATGTGTCAAGATGTTAAGCAACATGTTTACAAATTAAACCCTGATGATGAACAATCGAGAATCCTATTGCTTTATTGTGAGGGGTTAAGTGACAACAAAACATTCATTCATGAAACTGTGCTTCCTCATTTGACCCGATTTTATGAAAACAATGGTTTTCATCATCAGGAGGAAATAGTCGAGTCGAGCCAACTACAATTAGAGTTCGTTACTCTTGAGGAGTGGGAGCAAACGGCCGAAACGGATATTTTTGAAGGCAAACTGCTTTTGTTTATTCCGACCCTACGCTCCTTATTCTCCCTCGATATCTCAAAAAAACCAGCGCGAAATCCGGAAGAATCCAGTATTGAGGTCTCGGTACGTGGACCAAAGGATGGATTTGTGGAAGAACTTGGAGTCAATGTGGCGTTAATTCGGAAACGAATCAAATCAACCAGTATGGTTTATGAAACGAAAAAAGTAGGCGTTCGCACGAAAACAACCGTTGCGATTCTATACATGCGTGACATTGTTGATCCTAAGATTGTTCAAGATGTAAAGAATAAATTAGATGATCTTCACATTGACGGAGCGTTTAGCGCCACTCAGCTAGAAGAATTAATGGAACCGACAAAAGCATTATTTCCTTTGATGGGGTATACAGGCAGACCAGACTTTACCGTGAACTGTATGCTAAATGGCCGTGTAGCGTTGATTGTGGATGGTACACCAGCTGCGTTGATTGCGCCTGCCAATTTATTTTTGCTTGTGAAAGCACCCGAAGATATCCACTTTACTGTTTTGTCAGCTACATTTGGTCAAACGCTTCGTTTACTTGGTTTGTCCGTATCGCTACTGCTTCCTGCATTTTTTGTTGCTATTCTTTCCTATCATCAAGATCAGCTGCCCTATTATCTGCTTGCCACTTTGGGGATTAACCGGTTGGGAATCCCTTTTGATGTGGCAGTTGAAATGTTTATTGCACTTATCTTCTTAGAAATATTGCGGGAAGCTGGTATCCGATTGCCTTCTGCGGTCGGCTCCACGGTAACGGTTGTAGGAGGACTTATCCTGGGGGATGCAGCCATTCGTGCTGGATTCTTATCCCCAGGTATCGTTGTCATCGGAGCAATAACACAAATCTTTGGTTCAACTTTATCGAGCCTATCATTGGCTGGAACAATTAGTATCTTACGCTTTTTTCTTTTCATTCTGTCTGCCATGCTTGGCATTTATGGCTTCTTTCTTGGAATATTTATTGTGCTCAGCCATTTAGCCTCTTTGCGTTCATGCGGCTTGCCTTACTTGGCCCCAATATCACCTCCATTTAAAGACTTGGCCAACGCTTTGTTCCGATTACCTTGGCCATGGCGAAACACTCGACCGGACATGTTGAAGACACGAGATTCTACAAGGCAAGGGGATAAGCAAAAATGA